A part of Myxococcales bacterium genomic DNA contains:
- a CDS encoding YbbR-like domain-containing protein, translating to MAIGLDVRSALTENLYLKFLSFALALLLYSSFHGTQDAQRSISVNLLLVMPQDSGNRVLVSPVPETLRLTLRGPRSALDELRADDVGNIQVVLRSSSERRVRLEPAMVHVPPNVRVEQIDPPTIDLNWEDVVVRDLPVQVSVVGSPAQGFVVKNVPVAEPVRVRVRGPKSEIMVLQHVRADPFEVAGLVEGTYTRQLALDRPRGRVLMDTSSQSVQVTTEIAREVVERSFVKLPVAVVGNPKAKVQPAEVDVRLVCPTDIVRALRPEQIVPHVTLRPTTPNGSESLPIEVSVDKCEPHITPRTVVVRW from the coding sequence ATGGCCATTGGACTCGACGTTCGCTCGGCCCTGACGGAGAACCTCTATTTGAAGTTCTTGTCGTTCGCGCTCGCGCTGCTGCTCTATTCGTCGTTCCACGGTACGCAAGACGCGCAGCGATCGATCTCCGTCAATTTGCTCCTCGTCATGCCGCAGGACAGTGGCAACCGTGTCCTCGTCAGCCCCGTGCCGGAGACCTTGCGTCTTACGCTGCGGGGACCTCGCTCCGCGCTCGATGAGCTTCGTGCCGACGACGTTGGCAACATCCAGGTCGTGCTCCGTTCGAGCTCGGAGCGTCGCGTCCGCCTCGAACCAGCGATGGTTCACGTGCCGCCCAACGTGCGCGTCGAGCAGATTGACCCACCGACCATCGACCTCAACTGGGAGGACGTGGTCGTTCGCGACTTGCCCGTGCAAGTCAGCGTCGTCGGCTCGCCGGCTCAGGGGTTCGTGGTCAAGAACGTGCCCGTCGCCGAGCCGGTTCGGGTCCGCGTGCGGGGTCCCAAGAGCGAGATCATGGTCCTGCAACACGTGCGCGCCGATCCCTTCGAGGTCGCCGGTCTCGTCGAGGGAACGTACACGCGGCAGCTCGCGCTTGATCGGCCGCGCGGGCGCGTCTTGATGGATACGTCCTCGCAGAGCGTTCAGGTCACGACGGAGATCGCCCGCGAGGTCGTCGAGCGCTCGTTCGTGAAGCTCCCAGTCGCGGTCGTTGGCAATCCCAAGGCGAAGGTTCAGCCGGCCGAGGTCGACGTTCGCCTCGTTTGCCCGACGGACATCGTGCGCGCCCTTCGGCCCGAGCAGATCGTCCCACACGTCACGCTCCGCCCCACGACCCCGAACGGCAGCGAGTCTCTTCCCATTGAGGTGTCCGTCGACAAGTGCGAGCCGCACATCACGCCGCGGACCGTCGTCGTGCGCTGGTGA
- a CDS encoding helix-turn-helix domain-containing protein translates to MFLLPAAPSFADSLSTLEGSEFSERAPLRAVPAVKVQLDGRRLRVDLLGPVTEDDLFGEAAHALRLDALASGSTRDRLAARLAELSLSSVVVTQASLSPHEAGALMALVLAATPHATVLLSGGGQTERAPESRPRDSAVVPAGSHFDLAQCDAGPLRVGRAGAWFESGGRRIDLTNRPTLGRILEALALRAGTTVTSTELMDAGWPGERILRAAGLARVRVAMSTLRALGLRPHLRSNRSGHALAGSVALES, encoded by the coding sequence ATGTTCCTCCTACCCGCCGCCCCGAGTTTCGCCGACTCTCTCTCGACCCTCGAAGGCTCAGAATTCAGCGAGCGCGCGCCGCTGCGGGCTGTGCCCGCCGTGAAGGTCCAGCTTGACGGTCGACGCCTCCGCGTTGACCTGCTCGGGCCCGTGACGGAGGACGACCTCTTCGGCGAGGCGGCCCACGCCCTTCGCCTCGACGCGCTCGCCAGCGGCTCCACGAGGGACCGGCTCGCGGCGCGGCTCGCGGAGCTCTCGCTCTCGAGCGTGGTGGTCACGCAAGCCTCGCTCTCGCCTCACGAAGCCGGCGCCCTCATGGCCTTGGTGCTCGCGGCCACGCCCCACGCGACGGTGCTCTTGTCCGGCGGCGGCCAGACGGAGCGCGCTCCCGAGTCGCGGCCGCGCGACTCGGCGGTGGTTCCCGCCGGCAGCCACTTCGACCTTGCCCAGTGCGACGCAGGTCCGCTACGCGTCGGCCGCGCGGGCGCCTGGTTCGAGAGCGGCGGCCGCCGCATCGACCTCACGAACCGGCCCACTCTCGGTCGAATTCTCGAAGCGCTCGCGCTGCGAGCTGGCACCACGGTGACGTCGACCGAGCTCATGGACGCCGGATGGCCAGGCGAGCGGATCCTGCGCGCTGCGGGCCTCGCGCGGGTTCGCGTAGCGATGTCGACCTTGCGTGCCCTCGGTCTTCGTCCGCACCTTCGGTCGAATCGCTCAGGTCACGCCCTCGCGGGCTCCGTCGCTCTCGAGAGCTGA
- a CDS encoding zf-TFIIB domain-containing protein: MESLAPRCSQPLRKTGIDWVFSCGRCGGIFAARIVGPLGQGVVAAATAASESAATRVATAAPVACPTCRRPTTRETFRGIDVDRCSAHGIWFDRDEILHVMKGERPGTLKGLGGVGAGLAAAAAASTDTSPTRARAASSIDLADVGLETALPVIEANVEAADAAAWMLVDMVAGLFDKE; encoded by the coding sequence ATGGAAAGCCTTGCCCCCCGTTGCAGTCAGCCGCTTCGAAAGACCGGCATCGATTGGGTCTTCTCGTGCGGTCGCTGCGGCGGCATCTTCGCGGCTCGAATCGTAGGGCCGCTCGGTCAGGGAGTGGTGGCGGCGGCGACGGCGGCCAGTGAGTCCGCAGCGACACGCGTCGCGACGGCTGCGCCCGTGGCGTGCCCGACGTGTCGCCGCCCCACGACGCGCGAGACCTTTCGCGGGATTGACGTCGACCGCTGCAGCGCCCACGGCATCTGGTTCGACCGCGATGAGATCCTCCACGTGATGAAGGGCGAGCGGCCGGGTACCCTCAAGGGCCTCGGCGGCGTCGGCGCGGGCCTCGCCGCCGCCGCGGCCGCATCGACCGACACGTCCCCGACGCGCGCGCGCGCCGCTTCGTCGATCGATCTCGCGGATGTCGGGCTCGAGACCGCGCTCCCGGTCATCGAGGCCAACGTCGAAGCCGCCGACGCGGCTGCGTGGATGCTCGTCGACATGGTGGCGGGCCTCTTCGACAAGGAGTGA
- a CDS encoding formylglycine-generating enzyme family protein, translated as MRLALGLVLLIGCAKTSGGAPDAPAAPPAPASAPVAPVARVAPEGAPASRTPSPLRGGDAAADADDADTGPPRAPVGMLLVPAGSFAMGADAGGEADERPKHRVTLEAFYLDETEVTNAAYAECVHAKACAPPDPRAAAKNHAGPEASFRRPAQPVVGVSWDDASAYCRFRDKRLPREAEWERAARGDDERRFPWGDDAPTRAHATFGRALGSGATDDVGAHPLGRGPFGHQDLAGNVWEWTEDEYDPVAYTRSGKDRGEPGDCKAILASQDELRRGGKQGFTGSNPIPTTCERVLRGGAFNYDGPGLRVTNRVHHPGGFRLVMAGFRCARSP; from the coding sequence GTGCGGCTTGCCCTCGGCTTGGTGCTCTTGATTGGCTGCGCGAAGACCAGCGGCGGCGCGCCGGACGCGCCCGCGGCACCGCCGGCCCCCGCGAGCGCCCCCGTCGCCCCCGTCGCCCGCGTTGCCCCGGAAGGCGCCCCCGCGAGCCGCACGCCCTCCCCCCTTCGAGGAGGCGACGCGGCGGCCGACGCCGATGATGCAGACACGGGGCCACCTCGCGCCCCCGTTGGGATGCTCTTGGTCCCCGCCGGCTCCTTCGCCATGGGCGCCGACGCGGGCGGCGAAGCCGACGAGCGCCCAAAGCACCGCGTCACGCTCGAGGCCTTCTACTTGGACGAGACCGAGGTCACGAACGCGGCCTACGCGGAGTGCGTCCACGCCAAGGCCTGCGCGCCGCCCGACCCGCGAGCCGCCGCGAAGAACCACGCGGGCCCCGAGGCCTCGTTTCGTCGCCCTGCGCAGCCCGTCGTCGGCGTGAGCTGGGATGACGCTTCAGCGTATTGCCGATTCCGAGACAAGCGCCTGCCGCGGGAAGCCGAGTGGGAGCGCGCCGCGCGCGGCGACGACGAACGACGCTTTCCTTGGGGCGACGACGCGCCGACGCGGGCCCACGCGACGTTCGGACGCGCGCTCGGGAGCGGCGCCACGGACGATGTTGGCGCTCATCCTTTGGGGCGAGGACCGTTCGGCCACCAGGATCTCGCCGGCAACGTCTGGGAGTGGACAGAGGACGAATACGATCCCGTCGCCTACACACGAAGCGGCAAAGACCGCGGCGAGCCGGGCGACTGCAAGGCGATCCTGGCCAGCCAGGACGAGCTCCGCAGAGGTGGCAAACAGGGCTTCACCGGGTCGAACCCGATCCCGACGACGTGCGAGCGCGTCTTGCGCGGCGGAGCGTTCAACTACGACGGACCGGGCCTGCGCGTCACCAACCGCGTGCATCACCCGGGCGGCTTCCGGCTCGTGATGGCAGGCTTTCGTTGCGCGCGGTCGCCGTAG
- a CDS encoding DUF2452 domain-containing protein — MSEPPPRDNVAPLGTWTGPSHAAPYAVSRMAPSFSLVNVAEEIERADQTIATMATGKLELIARQMRALRDEAEAVLAAAKRDAELHRVKCNFEKKPGGVYHLYRRDSGEHYFSLMAPDEWTRAYPQAYVASYRLEADASFTPLGEAAARDQARGEALSSLARLGSGEAAK; from the coding sequence ATGAGCGAGCCGCCTCCCCGCGACAACGTCGCCCCGCTAGGCACGTGGACTGGCCCGTCGCACGCCGCGCCCTATGCCGTGAGTCGCATGGCGCCCTCCTTCTCGCTCGTCAACGTGGCCGAGGAGATCGAGCGCGCCGACCAGACGATTGCCACCATGGCCACTGGCAAGCTTGAGCTCATCGCCCGACAAATGCGTGCGCTCCGCGACGAAGCCGAGGCGGTGCTGGCGGCCGCGAAGCGCGACGCCGAGCTTCACCGCGTGAAGTGCAACTTCGAGAAGAAGCCCGGCGGCGTCTACCACCTCTACCGAAGGGATTCGGGCGAGCACTACTTCTCGTTGATGGCACCGGACGAATGGACGCGCGCCTATCCGCAAGCGTACGTGGCTTCGTACCGGCTCGAGGCCGACGCGTCCTTCACGCCGCTTGGCGAAGCAGCCGCGCGCGACCAAGCGCGGGGCGAGGCGCTGTCGAGCCTCGCGCGGCTCGGCTCCGGCGAAGCGGCGAAGTAG
- a CDS encoding ABC transporter permease, giving the protein MARDARTALRRLAVPCRLCRCPRDRPLARRRGALRHVAALRHGPRLRVDASLGADAAPSLQPRLGFALPPELPALGLRGATVLLGVGLVVSALAAVLPGILDLLERRGFSAFVGARHVRSQKSGFLTIISVLSIFGVALSSCSLSSVSSIMGGFSADLKRKILGNNAHIVIDTESRAAFEGWEAVVQGARAVPGVSGATPVVQGEVMVQSASNLAGVIVRGVDPESIGNVIDLKANIEVGRFEYLSDPDKLRRLPADEVVGVGKNGERFLKGKDILPLPDDLDPSVREAMSLKPLFPSVVIGRELAKTLHVYVGDEVTLVSPLGDLGPMGVLPRMKKFRVAAIFYSGMYEYDASHVYVTLDVAQQYFDLPGKVHFVDLRSKDVQATDQVTPLVRAQVARGDLRVRDWREINRNLFSALKLERFAMFLILSIAIMVASFCIVCTLLLMVTEKGKEIAILKAMGASDTAILRTFMGEGMIIGAIGTAFGVTMAMALCLGLSWFGLPLNPEVYYIDKLPVNVELQDFLLVALAALTICTLSTIYPAKAASRIRPVDGLRYE; this is encoded by the coding sequence CTGGCGCGCGACGCGCGGACAGCGCTTCGCCGTTTGGCTGTACCTTGCAGGCTTTGTCGTTGCCCTCGTGATCGGCCTCTTGCTCGGCGGCGTGGGGCTCTTCGTCACGTTGCCGCTCTACGGCATGGGCCTCGCCTACGCGTCGACGCGTCTCTCGGCGCGGACGCGGCGCCCTCTCTTCAGCCCCGATTGGGGTTCGCGCTACCTCCGGAGCTTCCTGCGCTTGGCCTTCGTGGCGCTACCGTGCTCCTCGGCGTTGGCCTCGTGGTCTCGGCCTTGGCGGCCGTCTTGCCAGGCATCTTGGATCTCCTGGAGCGACGCGGCTTCTCGGCCTTCGTCGGCGCGCGCCACGTCCGGTCGCAGAAGAGCGGCTTTCTCACGATCATCAGCGTGCTGTCGATCTTCGGCGTCGCCCTCAGCTCCTGCTCTTTGTCGAGCGTGTCGAGCATCATGGGCGGCTTCAGCGCCGACCTGAAACGCAAGATCTTGGGCAACAACGCTCACATCGTCATCGACACCGAGAGCCGCGCCGCCTTCGAGGGCTGGGAGGCGGTCGTGCAGGGCGCACGCGCAGTGCCGGGCGTCAGCGGTGCAACGCCGGTCGTTCAGGGCGAGGTTATGGTGCAGAGCGCATCGAACCTCGCCGGCGTCATCGTGCGCGGCGTCGACCCCGAGAGCATCGGCAACGTCATCGATCTCAAAGCCAACATCGAGGTCGGCCGCTTCGAGTACCTCTCAGACCCCGACAAGCTTCGGCGCCTGCCCGCCGACGAGGTGGTCGGCGTCGGCAAGAACGGCGAGCGCTTCTTGAAGGGCAAAGACATCCTTCCACTGCCCGACGACCTCGATCCAAGCGTGCGCGAGGCGATGTCCCTCAAGCCGCTCTTCCCAAGCGTCGTCATCGGCCGCGAGCTCGCCAAGACGCTCCACGTGTACGTCGGCGACGAGGTCACGCTGGTCTCCCCGCTCGGCGACCTAGGCCCGATGGGCGTCTTGCCGCGCATGAAGAAGTTCCGCGTCGCGGCGATCTTCTACAGCGGGATGTACGAATACGACGCCTCGCATGTCTACGTGACGCTCGACGTCGCGCAGCAGTACTTTGACCTACCGGGGAAGGTTCACTTCGTGGACCTCCGCTCGAAGGACGTTCAAGCGACCGATCAAGTGACCCCGCTGGTTCGCGCGCAAGTCGCGCGGGGGGACCTTCGCGTCCGCGATTGGCGCGAGATCAACCGCAACCTCTTCTCCGCGCTCAAGCTGGAGCGCTTCGCGATGTTCTTGATCTTGTCGATCGCCATCATGGTGGCGAGCTTCTGCATCGTGTGCACGCTCCTCTTGATGGTCACCGAGAAGGGCAAGGAGATCGCGATTCTCAAAGCCATGGGCGCGAGCGACACAGCCATTTTGCGCACCTTCATGGGCGAAGGCATGATCATCGGCGCCATCGGCACGGCCTTCGGCGTGACCATGGCCATGGCGCTGTGCCTGGGCCTCAGCTGGTTCGGGCTCCCCTTGAACCCCGAGGTCTACTACATCGACAAGCTGCCGGTGAACGTGGAGCTGCAGGACTTCCTGCTTGTCGCGCTCGCGGCCCTGACCATCTGCACGCTCTCCACGATCTACCCGGCGAAGGCCGCTTCACGCATCCGGCCCGTCGACGGCCTACGCTACGAGTAG
- a CDS encoding lysine--tRNA ligase, with amino-acid sequence MSPEPRKEHSAEGALIDARRAKATRTRERGENPFANDVVAKGSAKTLDIEGVRKAAVSAMTDGRYAEELVKKATAGTLFHVRGRIVALRSTGGLSFLRLRDRTGELQLLISESKLGADYARLADLDVGDIVEAEGELTASKRGELSIEPSRVRLLTKAYRPLPEKWHGLTDVETRYRQRYVDLIANPDVAAVFRARSLIVRATRRVLDDAGFLEVETPTMHTLIGGAAARPFLTHHNALDMRLFMRIAPELYLKRLVVGGLERVYEIGRCYRNEGLSTRHNPEFTMLEFYQAYATYEDLMNFTEVLIRAVDADLAGAMPEAHARWLEARPFTFAEPFARVPMSVAVKDGAHKTEIPAWRDATAGNDAGMGLVALLTTAGDFGASMKEWSKASARAKAIDWGNFRKGFMKCENDGERLFACYEYLVEPFLGDDYRSKDGTKSLPVFVKDYPFETSPLARRNDARPDLVDRFELFVHGRELCNAFSELNDPDDQAERFREQVRKKEGGHEETMDYDEDYVRALEHGMAPAAGFGMGMDRLTMMLTGAASIRDVILFPLLRPEQAAEPAR; translated from the coding sequence ATGTCACCCGAGCCTCGCAAAGAGCACTCCGCCGAAGGCGCCCTCATCGACGCCCGCCGCGCAAAAGCGACCCGCACCCGCGAGCGGGGCGAAAACCCGTTTGCCAACGACGTCGTCGCCAAGGGCAGCGCCAAGACCCTCGACATCGAGGGGGTGCGCAAGGCCGCCGTGAGCGCGATGACCGACGGTCGCTACGCCGAGGAGCTCGTCAAGAAGGCCACCGCGGGCACGCTCTTTCACGTGCGAGGCCGCATCGTGGCGCTCCGCTCGACGGGCGGCCTCTCGTTTTTAAGGTTGCGCGACCGCACCGGCGAGCTGCAGCTGCTCATCAGCGAGTCGAAGCTTGGCGCCGACTACGCTCGCCTTGCGGATCTGGACGTCGGCGACATCGTCGAAGCCGAAGGCGAGCTGACGGCATCCAAGCGCGGCGAGCTCTCCATCGAGCCGTCGCGCGTGCGCCTCCTCACCAAGGCCTACCGGCCGCTCCCCGAGAAGTGGCACGGCCTGACGGACGTCGAGACGCGCTACCGCCAGCGGTACGTCGACCTCATCGCCAACCCCGATGTGGCGGCCGTGTTCCGCGCGCGCAGCCTCATCGTTCGCGCAACGCGCCGCGTCCTCGACGACGCCGGGTTCCTCGAAGTCGAAACGCCGACGATGCACACGCTCATCGGCGGCGCCGCGGCGCGACCGTTTCTCACGCACCACAACGCCCTCGACATGCGCCTCTTCATGCGCATCGCGCCGGAGCTCTACCTGAAGCGCCTCGTGGTCGGCGGACTCGAGCGCGTCTACGAGATCGGCCGCTGCTACCGCAACGAGGGCCTCTCGACGCGTCACAACCCAGAGTTCACGATGCTCGAGTTCTACCAGGCGTACGCCACGTACGAAGACCTGATGAACTTCACCGAGGTGCTCATTCGCGCCGTTGACGCTGACCTCGCGGGAGCGATGCCCGAGGCGCACGCGCGTTGGCTTGAGGCTCGCCCCTTCACGTTTGCCGAGCCCTTCGCGCGCGTTCCCATGAGCGTCGCCGTCAAGGATGGCGCGCACAAGACCGAGATCCCCGCCTGGCGCGACGCAACGGCGGGCAACGATGCAGGCATGGGTCTCGTCGCGCTCCTGACGACGGCCGGCGACTTCGGCGCCAGCATGAAGGAGTGGTCGAAGGCGAGCGCGCGCGCGAAGGCCATCGACTGGGGCAACTTCCGCAAGGGCTTCATGAAGTGCGAAAACGACGGCGAGCGGCTCTTCGCTTGTTACGAGTACCTCGTGGAGCCGTTCTTGGGCGACGACTACCGCAGCAAGGACGGGACCAAGTCGCTGCCGGTCTTCGTCAAGGACTACCCCTTCGAGACCTCTCCCCTCGCCCGGCGCAACGACGCCCGTCCCGATCTCGTCGATCGCTTCGAGCTCTTCGTCCACGGCCGAGAGCTCTGCAACGCCTTCAGTGAGCTGAACGACCCCGACGACCAGGCCGAGCGCTTCCGCGAGCAGGTGCGGAAAAAGGAAGGCGGCCACGAAGAGACGATGGACTACGACGAGGACTACGTCCGCGCGCTCGAACACGGCATGGCGCCGGCCGCCGGCTTCGGCATGGGCATGGACCGCTTGACGATGATGCTGACGGGCGCGGCCTCGATCCGTGACGTCATCTTGTTCCCGCTCCTTCGGCCCGAGCAAGCCGCGGAGCCGGCGCGGTGA
- a CDS encoding amino acid transport protein yields the protein MDGAALLVSMLVGLVGFAIFVYGKRQSRLPHLLAGVVMMLYPYFVDSAAFSAGIAVAVGGALFAAVRLGA from the coding sequence GTGGACGGCGCCGCGCTCCTCGTGTCGATGCTCGTAGGCCTCGTGGGCTTCGCGATCTTCGTCTATGGCAAGCGCCAGTCGCGGCTCCCGCACCTCTTGGCCGGGGTCGTCATGATGCTCTACCCCTACTTCGTCGACAGCGCGGCCTTCTCCGCAGGCATCGCCGTGGCCGTCGGTGGCGCGCTTTTCGCGGCCGTGCGCTTGGGTGCGTAG
- a CDS encoding cyclic nucleotide-binding domain-containing protein, translated as MIEISARGATDVGKVRKSNEDAIGVDEARGIFILADGMGGHESGARASKAAVETLHQELLAVRSVFERCRTDASEGASAEAVAAVVAAFEKTCARVYDLGREGQTRRRMGSTLDALIHLGDRALLAHVGDGRVYLSRGGRCNRLTEDHSIVAEQVRAGVLTPAEAETSRFRGVLTRAIGTHRSVKVDTLMVDINAGDLFVMCSDGLHRYAHGPELAQLLGQNATPAAAARLIEHANVAGGEDNVSVILVGCREAASTQKMAAAGSTTPLGDSSTTRVASRIDAICKLPLFQHLSYREQVAVLALAKSRVYEPAATVIAQGEAGSEMFVIIEGSVMVERDGAKLAELGAGGHFGEMALVDDARRSATVTALTRTDVLSIGEAELSALMRVEPVVGVKILWNFAQVLSRRLRTASAEIAELQMNQVPGPTTLAVPFGD; from the coding sequence ATGATCGAGATTTCTGCGCGCGGCGCCACTGACGTCGGCAAAGTACGAAAGTCCAACGAAGACGCCATCGGCGTTGACGAGGCGAGGGGGATCTTCATCCTCGCCGACGGTATGGGGGGCCACGAGAGCGGCGCCCGTGCTTCGAAGGCCGCCGTTGAGACGTTGCATCAGGAGCTCTTGGCGGTGCGTTCGGTCTTCGAGCGGTGCCGGACCGACGCGAGCGAAGGTGCGAGCGCCGAAGCCGTCGCCGCCGTGGTCGCCGCCTTCGAGAAGACGTGCGCTCGGGTCTACGATCTGGGCCGCGAAGGGCAAACCCGTAGACGCATGGGCTCGACGCTCGACGCGCTCATTCATCTCGGAGACCGCGCGCTCCTGGCGCACGTCGGCGACGGTCGCGTCTATCTCTCGCGCGGCGGACGCTGCAACCGCCTCACGGAGGATCACTCGATCGTGGCGGAACAAGTCCGCGCCGGGGTCCTCACGCCTGCCGAGGCGGAAACGAGCCGCTTTCGCGGCGTGCTCACGCGCGCCATCGGAACCCACCGGTCCGTGAAGGTCGATACGTTGATGGTCGACATCAACGCCGGCGACCTCTTCGTGATGTGCAGCGACGGCCTCCATCGGTACGCGCACGGCCCCGAGCTCGCGCAACTCCTCGGACAGAACGCCACCCCCGCCGCGGCGGCGCGGCTCATCGAGCACGCCAACGTGGCCGGCGGCGAAGACAACGTCAGCGTGATCCTCGTCGGTTGCCGGGAGGCTGCGTCGACGCAGAAGATGGCCGCCGCGGGGTCGACGACGCCCCTCGGCGACTCGAGCACAACACGCGTGGCGTCACGCATCGACGCCATCTGCAAGTTGCCGCTCTTTCAACATCTCTCGTACCGCGAGCAGGTTGCTGTGCTCGCGCTCGCCAAGTCGCGCGTCTACGAGCCAGCGGCGACCGTCATCGCGCAGGGTGAGGCGGGCAGCGAGATGTTCGTCATCATCGAGGGATCCGTTATGGTCGAACGCGACGGTGCGAAGCTCGCCGAGCTGGGCGCCGGCGGACACTTCGGCGAAATGGCGCTTGTCGACGACGCCCGTCGCTCGGCAACGGTGACAGCGCTAACGCGCACAGACGTTCTTTCCATCGGGGAGGCCGAGCTCTCGGCGCTGATGCGCGTCGAGCCCGTGGTGGGCGTGAAGATCTTGTGGAACTTCGCCCAAGTTCTTTCGCGACGTTTGCGAACCGCGAGCGCGGAGATCGCGGAGCTGCAAATGAACCAGGTGCCGGGGCCGACAACGCTCGCTGTGCCATTCGGCGACTGA
- a CDS encoding NmrA family NAD(P)-binding protein: MARIAVTGATGGLGANVVRAARAGGHEVVVLSRGQGGVAPGVALGELPGVLVHRGDATSAADVTALAVGADALIHCANPPFAGDWIGGQKRMADAAIDACRATGARLVFPGNVWIFGRGRRGERVLDDAAAAPISARGRARATIEASITRSGVPFTIARIAEFYGPSVTTLMGPPLQALAAGRTATWYGPPDVEIELAYMPDVGNAVVSAGLDARTRGLALNVPTAGVTTPRKFLELARAQSGRGSLRFLPAFVVHAAAPFHAKARAFADILHLWTDPVVMKAARWSELALPPLPTSYAAGIEATLAWHRAGA, from the coding sequence ATGGCGCGCATTGCCGTGACAGGAGCAACGGGCGGCCTCGGCGCCAACGTGGTTCGCGCGGCGCGCGCCGGCGGCCACGAGGTGGTCGTGCTCTCGCGCGGCCAAGGGGGCGTGGCCCCCGGCGTTGCGTTGGGTGAGCTGCCTGGCGTCCTCGTGCACCGCGGCGACGCCACCAGCGCGGCCGACGTGACGGCGCTCGCGGTCGGCGCCGACGCGCTGATTCACTGCGCGAATCCGCCCTTCGCCGGCGACTGGATCGGCGGGCAAAAGCGCATGGCCGATGCCGCCATCGATGCGTGCCGCGCAACCGGCGCGCGGCTGGTGTTTCCCGGCAACGTGTGGATCTTCGGGCGCGGTCGCCGCGGCGAACGGGTCCTGGACGACGCGGCCGCTGCCCCGATCTCGGCACGTGGCCGAGCGCGGGCCACCATCGAGGCTTCCATCACGCGCTCGGGCGTTCCCTTCACGATCGCGCGCATCGCGGAGTTCTACGGTCCCTCCGTCACCACGCTGATGGGTCCGCCGCTTCAGGCCCTCGCGGCGGGACGAACCGCTACCTGGTACGGGCCGCCGGACGTCGAAATCGAGCTCGCCTACATGCCCGACGTCGGCAACGCGGTGGTGAGCGCCGGCCTCGACGCGCGCACGCGCGGCCTCGCCCTCAACGTTCCGACGGCAGGCGTGACGACACCGCGAAAGTTCCTTGAGCTGGCGCGCGCGCAAAGCGGGCGAGGCTCGCTTCGCTTTCTGCCCGCGTTCGTGGTGCACGCGGCCGCGCCCTTTCACGCTAAGGCCCGCGCCTTCGCCGACATCCTTCACCTGTGGACCGACCCCGTGGTGATGAAAGCGGCGCGATGGTCCGAGCTGGCGCTCCCACCTTTGCCGACCAGCTACGCGGCGGGCATCGAGGCGACGCTCGCGTGGCATCGAGCTGGGGCCTAG